A single genomic interval of Rhododendron vialii isolate Sample 1 chromosome 3a, ASM3025357v1 harbors:
- the LOC131320018 gene encoding MOB kinase activator-like 1A isoform X2: MSLFGPGSRNQKTFRPKKSAPSGSKGAQLKKHIDATLGSGNLREAVRLPPGEDLNEWLAVNTVDFFNQVNLLYGTLTEFCTASTCPAMTAGSKYEYRWADGVTIKKPIEVSAPKYVEYLMDWIESQLDDESMFPQKLGAPFPPNFQDIVKTIFKRLFRVYAHIYHTHFQKIVSLKEEAHLNTCFKHFVLFTWEFRLIDKGELAPLYELVESILQL, from the exons aaatcaGAAGACATTTCGACCAAAGAAGAGTGCTCCATCAGGAAGTAAG GGTGCTCAGCTTAAAAAGCACATTGATGCTACATTAGGTAGTGGGAACTTAAGGGAAGCTGTCCGACTGCCCCCTGGAGAAGATCTTAATGAGTGGCTAGCTGTAAATA cggttgacttcttcaatcaAGTGAATCTTCTGTATGGAACTCTTACAGAGTTTTGTACAGCATCAACCTGTCCAGCGATGACAGCAGGATCGAA ATACGAGTATAGATGGGCTGATGGAGTTACTATAAAGAAACCTATAGAGGTATCTGCTCCCAAGTACGTAGAGTATCTGATGGACTGGATTGAATCTCAGCTCGATGATGAATCCATGTTCCCTCAAAAATTGG GGGCACCATTTCCACCAAATTTTCAGGATATTGTTAAGACAATATTCAAGCGATTGTTTCGTGTATATGCCCATATCTATCATACGCATTTTCAGAAGATTGTGAGTCTAAAGGAAGAAGCTCATCTCAATACCTGCTTCAAGCATTTTGTTCTTTTCACCTGG GAATTCCGATTGATCGATAAAGGCGAGCTTGCACCTCTCTATGAACTTGTTGAGTCCATCTTACAGTTATAG
- the LOC131320018 gene encoding MOB kinase activator-like 1A isoform X3: MTAGSKYEYRWADGVTIKKPIEVSAPKYVEYLMDWIESQLDDESMFPQKLGAPFPPNFQDIVKTIFKRLFRVYAHIYHTHFQKIVSLKEEAHLNTCFKHFVLFTWEFRLIDKGELAPLYELVESILQL; the protein is encoded by the exons ATGACAGCAGGATCGAA ATACGAGTATAGATGGGCTGATGGAGTTACTATAAAGAAACCTATAGAGGTATCTGCTCCCAAGTACGTAGAGTATCTGATGGACTGGATTGAATCTCAGCTCGATGATGAATCCATGTTCCCTCAAAAATTGG GGGCACCATTTCCACCAAATTTTCAGGATATTGTTAAGACAATATTCAAGCGATTGTTTCGTGTATATGCCCATATCTATCATACGCATTTTCAGAAGATTGTGAGTCTAAAGGAAGAAGCTCATCTCAATACCTGCTTCAAGCATTTTGTTCTTTTCACCTGG GAATTCCGATTGATCGATAAAGGCGAGCTTGCACCTCTCTATGAACTTGTTGAGTCCATCTTACAGTTATAG
- the LOC131320018 gene encoding MOB kinase activator-like 1A isoform X1 has product MSLFGLGSRNQKTFRPKKSAPSGSKGAQLKKHIDATLGSGNLREAVRLPPGEDLNEWLAVNTVDFFNQVNLLYGTLTEFCTASTCPAMTAGSKYEYRWADGVTIKKPIEVSAPKYVEYLMDWIESQLDDESMFPQKLGAPFPPNFQDIVKTIFKRLFRVYAHIYHTHFQKIVSLKEEAHLNTCFKHFVLFTWEFRLIDKGELAPLYELVESILQL; this is encoded by the exons ATGAGTCTCTTCGGGCTTGGAAGCAG aaatcaGAAGACATTTCGACCAAAGAAGAGTGCTCCATCAGGAAGTAAG GGTGCTCAGCTTAAAAAGCACATTGATGCTACATTAGGTAGTGGGAACTTAAGGGAAGCTGTCCGACTGCCCCCTGGAGAAGATCTTAATGAGTGGCTAGCTGTAAATA cggttgacttcttcaatcaAGTGAATCTTCTGTATGGAACTCTTACAGAGTTTTGTACAGCATCAACCTGTCCAGCGATGACAGCAGGATCGAA ATACGAGTATAGATGGGCTGATGGAGTTACTATAAAGAAACCTATAGAGGTATCTGCTCCCAAGTACGTAGAGTATCTGATGGACTGGATTGAATCTCAGCTCGATGATGAATCCATGTTCCCTCAAAAATTGG GGGCACCATTTCCACCAAATTTTCAGGATATTGTTAAGACAATATTCAAGCGATTGTTTCGTGTATATGCCCATATCTATCATACGCATTTTCAGAAGATTGTGAGTCTAAAGGAAGAAGCTCATCTCAATACCTGCTTCAAGCATTTTGTTCTTTTCACCTGG GAATTCCGATTGATCGATAAAGGCGAGCTTGCACCTCTCTATGAACTTGTTGAGTCCATCTTACAGTTATAG